From Bos javanicus breed banteng chromosome 5, ARS-OSU_banteng_1.0, whole genome shotgun sequence, the proteins below share one genomic window:
- the PHETA2 gene encoding sesquipedalian-2: MGAMKLNERSVAHYALSDSPADHTGFLRTWGGAGTPPTPSGAGRRCWFVLKGNLLFSFESREGRAPLSLVVLEGCTVELAEAPVPEEFAFAIRFDAPGVRPHLLAADGPAAQEAWVKALSRASFGYMRLVVRELESQLREARHSLDLHRRSSWKAVSSRCKPQAPDRWSPGLENGHSLSRDCSPMGLVEEGGSRPAGRGLAEWELQGPASLLLGRGQSPVSPETSCFSTLHEWYGREIMELRRAWLQRAQENQPECKDQDRP, from the coding sequence ATGGGAGCCATGAAGCTGAACGAGAGGAGTGTGGCCCACTACGCACTGAGCGACTCCCCGGCAGACCACACAGGCTTCCTGCGCACGTGGGGAGGCGCAGGGACGCCACCCACCCCCAGTGGCGCTGGCCGAAGGTGCTGGTTTGTCCTCAAGGGCAACCTGCTGTTCTCCTTTGAGAGTCGAGAGGGCCGGGCGCCTCTGAGCCTTGTGGTGCTAGAGGGCTGCACGGTGGAGCTGGCGGAGGCTCCCGTGCCTGAAGAGTTTGCCTTCGCCATCCGCTTCGACGCTCCTGGGGTGCGCCCACACCTGCTCGCGGCAGATGGGCCGGCGGCCCAGGAGGCTTGGGTGAAGGCGCTGTCTCGGGCAAGCTTTGGGTACATGCGCCTGGTGGTGCGCGAGCTGGAGAGCCAGTTGCGTGAAGCCCGCCACAGCCTGGACCTGCACCGCCGCTCATCCTGGAAGGCCGTTTCCAGCCGCTGCAAGCCCCAGGCTCCTGACCGCTGGTCCCCTGGCCTGGAGAACGGCCACTCCCTCTCTAGAGATTGCAGCCCAATGGGCTTGGTGGAAGAAGGGGGCAGCCGGCCAGCAGGGCGGGGCTTGGCCGAGTGGGAGCTGCAGggccctgccagcctcctcctaGGCAGGGGGCAGAGCCCCGTGTCCCCTGAGACCTCCTGCTTTTCTACCCTGCATGAGTGGTACGGCCGGGAGATTATGGAGCTGAGGCGGGCCTGGCTGCAGAGGGCCCAGGAGAACCAGCCAGAATGCAAGGACCAGGACAGACCCTGA
- the SMDT1 gene encoding essential MCU regulator, mitochondrial yields the protein MASGAARWLALVRVGSGASRSWLSLRKGGDVSAGRSCSGQSLVPTRSVIVTRSGAILPKPVKMSFGLLRVFSIVIPFLYVGTLISKNFAALLEEHDIFVPEDDDDDD from the exons ATGGCGTCCGGAGCGGCTCGGTGGCTGGCGTTGGTACGCGTCGGATCTGGGGCTTCCCGGAGCTGGCTGAGCCTGAGGAAAGGTGGTGATGTCTCCGCCGGACGGAGCTGCTCAGGTCAGAGTCTGGTACCGACGAGGTCGGTCATCGTTACTCGCAGCGGCGCCATTTTGCCCAAACCGGTGAAA ATGTCCTTCGGCCTTCTCCGAGTGTTCTCCATTGTGATCCCCTTTCTCTATGTTGGGACGCTCATTAGCAAGAACTTTGCTGCTCTACTTGAGGAACATGACATTTTTGTTCCAGAGGACGACGATGATGACGACTAA